From Etheostoma cragini isolate CJK2018 chromosome 3, CSU_Ecrag_1.0, whole genome shotgun sequence:
TTGTACCTTTGGATCATTGAATGCATCAATGTGAATTACTCCATTTGGAGTAACTGAAGTGCACAAGTATAGTTTCTGTTAAACTCACAGTATCTGGGGATGTGAACGGTCTTTTTCTCTGTGgctccattttcaaaatgataCACACAGGTCAGGTCCTGCCCCTCATGATAGGCCAGAGGAAACTGATAAGTCAACCTGGCTTTAATGACACGCCCTTCATACGTTGAGTGCAGAGATGTTTGGCCTTTGGCATTTTCTGGAAGGACCCAGGCGAGGTTGGTTCCGACACCCTCGCCTCTGCAGTCACACACTGCCAGCCAGAGGTGAGAGTCCTCCTGTCTCGCCACAGATACACTCAGCACAGGGgcttctgaaaaaaagaaaacaagggggAACAAGAAAGCAGACGAGCAGCTGTGTGAGTTTGCTTGGGTCGCAGAGTAAAAGAtcttgaagaaaagaaatcacgTACTGTGCACAAGAATTTGTAATGCTCTTTTTTCAGGTGCCTCCAGGCTTGGGTGCTCCACCCTGCAGGTCACATTCTGACCAGAATACAAAGAAGACAAGAAGTGTGCAGAGCTCCGGGCCCGTATCAAACCATCAGCCTGGACTTCCATCTCAGACAGAGATACATGAACAGAACTGATGCTGTTATAACCGTTTCCAGCATGCCAGGTTATGGTTGCTGCAGGGGCAACGCTGTCCACAAAGCAGTCCACCTTTGTGTACTCCTCACCATCCTTCCACTCAGTGCTGGAGTTGATGGCAATGTGTGGGCGAGCTGCGTGGGAAAGAGAAGTTACACCACAGTAGTTTCTTTTGAGAAGAAGATAGAAATATATGGCGCTTATACGGCCAAGTATGTCCACTACTCGGACAAAATCATCCACCGCTTGATTTGTCGAACATACCGCAATGAGGGAGGGTCATGCTTCTGTTCTCTGGCTCCTCAAACGCAGGGTGATTtatcacacacactgcagtgagCTCCCAAGGCGTGCAGGCAGGGAGGAGCAAGACTCCTTTGACAGAGTGGCTTCCATTATGAGAAGTGAAATTGAACCAAGACACTCCAGACACACCCTCTGGTAGAAGCCAGGACATGTTGGCTGCAGGAACAGCATCAGCTGCTGAGCACTTAATCACCCTGTATCCATCTTCAGTCTGCAAATCCACTCGTACTGTGGGAGCAACTGAGAGGAAAGAAGGTTCCACATCAATATTTCAGTCAGACAATGCCGAAAATTCTAAATGTAGACGtaaaagtcttttaaaaaaaacagtatgcaAAGAGGTTCACGTACCAGGCTGTGTATGGTGAGGTTTGACTGTGACGTTAAACGTAAGCGTTGCATTCAGTTGGTGATAGGAGAAGACGCATTCGTACAGGCCGGCATGCTGATGCTCCACAGGACCCTGAACTATGAGGCTGCTGTTGCCAACCAGCTCCACGCGTTCAGGCAAGGGCCCATCATCTCTGGAGGGAAACATGAGCAGGATTAGAAAGAGGAATTCATACTTCTTTGTTAATATTTTAccaatattaaaatatgactGTTATTTCAATCAGGAAATAACATCGTCTCAATCTGGTTCCTGCCGTCTATCCCTTGTGGTCTGGTGCCACCAAACTTGTCACCACATCCTCCACAGGGTATGTAGGTTGTTTCAGTCTACACATGTGTGagtttctcctcttatttccctttttaaattatttttttctcccaagtgaaaaagaggggagaaaaaggagaaaatacaattatagGACAGAATTTGCAAGACTTTACAACGCCaaatatttctcactttttgcagGTAACGGTGTAATGTGGCACATTCCCAGTGACCTGCAGGCTGATGACCGTGTCACTCTGTCCTTCCTGCAGCTCTAAAGATTCAGGGTCTTGGAAGTTATCCCTGTAGCTTCCCAGCTTTCCAGACAAATCTAAGAAAAATAGAAAGCACATATGAGTTTTCTGTAACTTCTGTCTCATGAGCATCAGCAGAGATTTCAAAAGGTGAATCTGATAATACTCACAAAACGATGGCAGCGTTATGACTCGGGACACTTTGTGTGTAAATTTGGGGTGGTCAAACACACAGGTGACATTGCGTCCCTCGTACACTGTTACAGGGAGGAGGACTGAGCTTGTTtgcgtgtctgtgtctgtgtctgtgctgtACTCTCTCTGCAGCTCTTCGTCGGTGTTCAAAGCCAAGGAAATGTCAGCGTCAGGTCTCCCTCCAGATGAAATGCAAGAGACCACCCAGAACTCAGTTCCCCCTCGTTGTACCATCTCTGCTTTAATTGTCACATTTGGCCTTGCTAGAGAGCAGGAAGAAAAGCGAGAAGAATCTAATGTTTTTATCCCAGCAAATTAAAAAGTCAGATATCAAGTTGAGGCTCAGAGTGTTTTTCTTGAGTAGGAAGCCAGGGCCGGATGAGCTGAATGTTAGCTAAACACAAGCCATGAGGGCTTTCTGCTTGGGGTTTGGAGAGTGCTGATTTAGGCTTATCACCTGTCCCATCTGCTGGCCGGGCTGCAGCTGAGAGCAGATGTCTGGCCCAGCTGCTGGCCAACCAAAGCTGAGAGAACTGCATGCTCTAATGCATGGACCAGCAGAGATCAGAGTCTATTatcaaatacattaaagttGTGGTGTCGGACAATATCCAGCCATCCCTAATGAGTTTGAGAAGTGGGCTTGGGTGTTGGGGATGCGTACGTAGGCTTAAAGTGAGTTAAGGAGACCATTAAAAATTGTCATCTGTTAACACCTACAGTTCTGTGTGAATTTAAAACCACTGCAGTTTGAAAATTACTTAAGCTGCAGTACTTCAGTGGAGTGTTAATGTATCACGGACGGAAGAGCTGGCTGGCCTGGCTCGTGCTAATGGGTTCGTTATCGTATCGATCTGGACGCTCTAGACTGCTTAAAGtgcctaaaaaaacaatacttaaaGCCATAGTGCacagtttctgtcgcccccatgaggaattctaagtaatgacaataaaactgtCGGTGCATCCACAGTCCGTGATTGCGGCAGcgccccctccctcctccccgcAGTCGCAAAAAGCCAAGAATGACATGGAGGATTCAAAAAaactcttcagaagagataATTATCTTCGCTTGAATTTCTGCGCGGGAAAGTCGCCGGACGCCAGAATTAatatagccatactgagaaatacagagagagttgtgtgatTATCTTAACTAGCTTTGCAGCAACatatttggcaatggcttgaatggaGCGGAccctcatttattttaaaaagttacgCACAAAAGCTTTAACTTGAGTAAACCTCTTCAAATGCAGGGGAGCCAACAAGCAGCCTGTGACCACTTGGGGGCATTTCAATTTGAATCTGACAGTAGTAGAGGAAGGGCATTTTATGAGAGCATGATCAAATTGAAATGGTCCTAACGAGCGCCATCATGCTGCAACACACAAACGCATTAACTTTGTTGGTTTGGACTACCATTTTGCCTCATGTGTGCTGCAGCTAGTGCATGTAACATGGCAACCAGAGCCCACATATGGGATGTGAACTTGAACATTGATGGGTCATAAGTCAACTATaactaaaaaatgaaagaacGTTTTGCTGCTTTCTCATCTTTACTAGTTAGATAGCCAGCTATAGACtgagaaaaaatatgaaaatttaactgttccatttgtttttattgtctatCTTTTATGGCATGTGCTTAAATGATTGTTGGGTCTTCAAGGTTTTACAAAAACCATGACTTCCTACCAGGTTATGAACTATGTTCTCACAAACAAAATGGCGGAGCAACATTCCAGTGCACTGCGACAGCAGTACAccacttgtttttaaatctctgttACCAGCTGTTTCTAAATTTGGGTTGttctatgtgaaaaaaaatgatgtaatttTAATCTGGATTATCTGATTGTTGCCGACACAACATTAGCCCGCATTGCCAGAACTATCTTCACAGTAGTGTCAGCGCTTAAGTATAGTCTAGATACACCGCCAATCTATTCTGGAATAGTGGAGAAAAAACTCTGGATTGTTTGTCCTTTTAACCAATCTCCTGGGCGGAGTCTACTTGCAAATTAGATAGCGGAGGTAGCATGAGGGGAGGGACCTTCGAACGTGAGAGACGCCCAGGATGTCTGGCTTTATGTAGCAGCAATGTACATCCACACAGCCAGACTAATACAACAATGACATATTGcctaacatataacatatacagGGTAACATTTATTTGGAGACTAGTTTCTGGCCACCTGGTGAATGTAAATCcaacattctctctctttttactttgtttttgacACCAACTCATGACTTAACTGTACTATCCGGCCTTTTAGCTGCTAAATAATACACTAGCTTCACTAGCGAGTCactaactgtctgtctgctggttAGTGCTGAGCTTGTAtaagtgaaccaaaacagaatAGTGTGGATGGactataaaaccaaaacaatgacctgaaaagatcCTCCGCAGAGCTGAGAGAAACTGCAGAGTCAGGTCATAATTCTCTGTGGACTTACACTACGACTGACCCCTTTTTCATTTGATCCACTggttatataaaaaatatatagatcACAGCAGCTTTAACATTGTCAGGGTACCTAATTAAAGTCTATGGAACAAAAAGTTTTGGAAGGTGAGTGTGCTGGACTTCGAGTTCCTTCTCACTTAAGGAAGACACAAGGATCCTCTACCATTAATAATTCATGGTACGTTGTTTCAAgacttaaaatttaaaaatgtttttctctacAACTCAACTTATGTACACTACATATGAGTGAATGTTTTTGTTCCAAAAGACAATTATCTGTAGAAATGCAGTTAGCAAATTGCACGTTGGTATGATATAGTTATTAATTGCTGCTGCATTACGTTGTTGCATTAGTTTGACAGCAGTAAAAAGAGTGCATTCCCACATGAATGCATTGAACTGTACAACGTGATTTATGGTCTGTCACTATGTACGTGGAACAGAGTAGGAAGGAACAGCTAGcaggaaaaaaagttattgtgtAGTGAGATGCTGAGTCATGATGCATGATTACATAACTGACTGGTGACGCAACACAATAAGTCACCTCCGCGTTATTATGGAATCCAAGCAACTTCAAGGCAAGACCCCCCCTTCAGTAGAATTCACACACTATT
This genomic window contains:
- the si:ch211-149e23.4 gene encoding uncharacterized protein si:ch211-149e23.4 isoform X1, with product MGCSELLVLGFLLNFAHCLEILDRDPNLEIPHNLTAVLGEDAYLSCRYLGEHEILSAQWKRQINSIKSKRLAGFTDGKPFGRSDFSKPASPTNLTVQINVSSVEVEGQYICEFKTEEDDISDSLFLTVVARPDVQILVNSETINGSQYQSVSCSAVGGRPVPQISWSVKGRPPSDYFYTVNVSETAHSNGTSTLSSILRFPTHLQEEDSVICSVQHPTLQNPKLTTARVETYTRPNVTIKAEMVQRGGTEFWVVSCISSGGRPDADISLALNTDEELQREYSTDTDTDTQTSSVLLPVTVYEGRNVTCVFDHPKFTHKVSRVITLPSFYLSGKLGSYRDNFQDPESLELQEGQSDTVISLQVTGNVPHYTVTCKKDDGPLPERVELVGNSSLIVQGPVEHQHAGLYECVFSYHQLNATLTFNVTVKPHHTQPVAPTVRVDLQTEDGYRVIKCSAADAVPAANMSWLLPEGVSGVSWFNFTSHNGSHSVKGVLLLPACTPWELTAVCVINHPAFEEPENRSMTLPHCARPHIAINSSTEWKDGEEYTKVDCFVDSVAPAATITWHAGNGYNSISSVHVSLSEMEVQADGLIRARSSAHFLSSLYSGQNVTCRVEHPSLEAPEKRALQILVHKAPVLSVSVARQEDSHLWLAVCDCRGEGVGTNLAWVLPENAKGQTSLHSTYEGRVIKARLTYQFPLAYHEGQDLTCVYHFENGATEKKTVHIPRYYISSVKVLNHTTPLQSRYSGETIVHRLALKENHHNQRVLLRVEGNVPEYNIDCRRSDGSFVQMDGVAMVFQSALTEQEEGLYICQASFYHHTATVRIQVEVASEDKHIALASMICASSALAILFILAVTLWVCCKRNGRTHYKKQESISALTSLMQEPGSPEVKKPVVTENLKKEDAQLVSYAIVIDIKSTV